The sequence below is a genomic window from Neoarius graeffei isolate fNeoGra1 chromosome 4, fNeoGra1.pri, whole genome shotgun sequence.
CTCCCCTTTCTCCTTCTATCTTCTTCCTTATTTCTactaagaaattgatgaaaagcatGTTATAAAAATTTGTGTGTAATCGTTAATATAGAGACGTTTTCTTTAAGTAGGCATTTAACATGTATATGTTGAGTCTTCAGTGTGAGTGTGTCAAAGTCTTCAGGAGAGAGTGTGTTACTCAGGAGCTGAGTTTTTTTGGATCTGATCTTGCTGAGGTTCAGTGTTAAACCTTTGAGTTAAAACGTGACTGCTGAGGCCTGGGTCATTTGTTCTGATGACAGAATTGTTTGTAAAGATATGGTTACTATGGAAACATTAAAATGCACattgtgtgttttattcctttgcgGTAGAGAGCAATTTAGAGTGCAGTCCTATAAtgctactctgtgtgtgtgtgtgtgtgtgtgtgcatgtgcgcgcAGAACCCAGTGCAGGAATGGGGGGAGGAGGTGGAGGATGGTGTGGTGTACAGTGTGACCCTCCACAGGGAGCCGGTGTGTCCCTCACCCTCAGATTTGGTGGGCGTGGCCGGTGTTCAGTACCGTACGCTGAAGGTGCGCAGGGTGAAGGCAGCCATGTTGGAGCACCTCATCTCCGAGCTGGTGAAGCCTGAGTGTGAGGAACCCGACTATGCCAGAATCTTCCTCTCCACCTACAGAGCCTTCACCTGCACCAACACACTCATTGAGATGCTGTTTCAaaggtcagtctctctctctctctctctctctctctctctcactctctctcacacacacacacacacacacacacacacacacacacacacacacacacacaccagtcatatAGTGTTTAGTATTTAGAATTTACTCTAAGCtgtttttgctgtatattttgtcagaatgtccatttgtttgttgaaAAGCAGTTATTATAGCAACGCTGTCAACACCTAAACAGATAccctgaacatttttttttttcttaaatttcaGTTTGGCATGAACATTACATCATGAGTGTTCCTGAAAACCCTGAACACTTTGATAGTGAGCTACGATATAGATCTCATGATAAATTATACTGATTACTTTATCATTCAGAGCTTTGTGCTGTAGAAAAgcgtgcgcgcgcacgcacgtacgtgagagaaagaaagaaaacatgccTGTGGGTGTTGAAGTCAGAACCTTGTCATTACTGTAATTATGCACGTCCCAGGAATAACGATGCAGtttattcttaatttccctgagggaacccacccaaagggatcaataaagttttatctaatctattgCTTTAATATGATTTTATTACTTTAAGTTTATAGTGTAATTAAGTGATAAAATActgtgggtgtgtctgtgtgggtgtgtgtgagctATAATTAGATGTAAAGATGTCAGAATGTAGATGAGTGTGACGCTGTGagaaagaaaacaacaacaagcaCAGAGAGAAGCAAAGAGAACCAGTCCTGTGTGCGTCATTGTGTAGATCAGCTCACattcctgttttgttttttttctagggAAGACAAAATCATCAACTTAGACAATAGTGTATGTGTGAGGAGGTGAGTCTCCTCTCTTTCTCGCTcttcccccaacacacacaatcttttttttctctctctttacaCACATCATCTGATAAAacacctctctctcgctctctctctctctgcagttcTCTCCCAGCGTTGGTGAAGTTGTGGTTGGAGGAGTTCTCTGAGGACCTGAAAGACTCTCCTCTCCATTCCTCACTCCGTCTGCTCTCGCTCCATCTGCGCCATCGCCTGTGTTTCAGACGCCTTGCTCAGCACGCCGGCACACTCTTACACGCCTTTCAGGAGGAAGGTATACacgcgtatatacacacacacacacgtatacacacacacacattcacacgtgTTCTCTCTCGATATAGACAGGTTTACTGCGAACAGGTCAAACATCACTGACGTTTCTGGAGAAGAAACGGGTAGTGTCCTGAGCTGCTCCGCCCGGGACATCGCTGAGGAGCTCACCAGATTGGATGCTGTAAGTGTCAGTGTGTATCAGTTTTCTCATGAGTGCACATTAGTAAGGGGAAGTCGTCAAGGGCAGGTGGGTCACTTTAACCCAAAGAACCTCAGTGTGATTCTGACCCGTGCGTGTTCTCCGCAGGCCCTGTTTGTGCGTGTGGTTCCGTTCCACTGTCTCGGCTGTGTTTGGTCTCAGAGGGATAAGAAGGAGAACCGGAGCTTAGCACCCAGCGTGAGAGCCACCATCACCCAGTTTAACTCTGTCACTAGCCTGGTCATCACCTCGCTGCTCTGTCCGCCCGCAACTCCCAATTCTGCCTCCAGCTCTCTACAGTCACCCAGATCACCCAGACTACACCCTGGCTGGCACCACACAAGCCCTGCCCACCGTGCTCGCATCATTGAGAAGTGGGTTTCTGTGGCTCAGGTATGTGCACGTGTTTGTGTGCGTGTATGAAATTTATGTTCAACATGTTTGTGATGTGatttattctgtgtgtgtgtgtgtgtaggagtgtcaTCAGCTGAGGAACTTCTCATCTTTGCGTGCGATTCTCTCGGCTCTACAGTCCAACGCTGTGTATCGCCTCAAAAAGACTTGGGCTGCAGTCAGCAAGtacattatacatacatacacacacacacacacacacacatttttcacCACTTCATGGAAATTTGCTTTTTAcgtattaattgtgtgtgtgtgatttcagaGCGAGTCTGGGCAACTTTGATCAGCTTTGTGAGAGCTTCCCTGATGAAAACTGTGTTCTGGCCAGCAGAGAGATcctggaggtgtgtgtgtttgctgctcTGAGCTAATCAGAGCGCACAGTATTTAATTACCCAAGTGCACAATGATGGAGAACTGACTGAATAAACAGTGAGTGGTGCACTCAGCCTGTACACACCTGAGCTTAtctgtgcgcacgtgtgtgtgtgtgtgtgtgagagagagtctgctcAGAGTTACAGTATATTGGTGAATCAAAAGCCAGTAATTATGACTTCTATGCAAGTTTATAAAGTCTCCATATAAACTTTCTCTGCAAGGAGTTcctatacagacagacagagagacaggcaggcagagataTACATGTGTAGAGGCGTGTGTGGGGTTCAGGTCATGTTCCCAACGACACTGTAGCTGAAACACAGCTGTGACGTGTGAACTAGGGGATATAAACAGGGAGTTCACCATTTGGTCTTATCAGTGTGTGCCTAAGGACAAACATCAGatagcttacacacacacacgttttataATCTGTGTTTAAGTGCCATATCAGGTgtagtgtgtacctgtgtgtgcaGGTAGACCAGGTGTGATCAGCTTAACGCATTATAGCTTCCTGTTCTCTAAATTGTTTTAGCTTCATACTGGAACcaacatcttatctcatctctagccgctttatcctgttctacagggtcgcaggcgagctggatcctatcccagctgactacgggtgaaagggggggttcaccctggacaagtcaccaggtcatcacagggctgacacatagacacagacaaccattcacactcacattcacacctacgctcaatttagagtcaccagttaacctaacctgcatgtctttggactgtgggggaaaccggagcacccggaggaaacccacgcggacacggggagaacatgcaaactccacacagaaaggccctcaccggccccggggctcgaacctggaccttcttgctgtgaggcgacagcgctaaccactacaccaccgtgccaccatctgGATCCAACAAAGCTAATTAATTATGAATAATCAGTGTATCATTATACACAGcccctgactgtgtgtgtgtgtgggggtttttttttttctcaggacAGTAATGAGCACACTGAGGAGAACCCCTCTACAACACTCAGATCTGTTAAACTCATTCCCACCTCCAAACACACGGTGAGCTCACACACAGATGTTAATAATGTCTTGGGTGTTTATAATCCCCACAGTGTTATTGTGGCAGAATCGCACTGAATGTCACTGTAACCTTTTGTCAGCAAGTCGGCAAGTCCTGAGGCTCTGTAAATAAAAAGCAGTGTGAAGGACATGTCACTAACACATGTTCCATTTGAGCTATTGGGAAAGTACCACTCTAAaatgggaagtgtgtgtgtgcacatgcagaACTACAGTGGGGGGGAGGTACCGTACCTGGGGACGTACCTGACCGTCCTGACTATGTTGGACACAGCTCTACCTGACACACTggaggtgtgtatatatatacacacacacacacacacacacaccctacctgAGATTTACCTGTCTGTAGTAGTAATAACAATGTCTATGTTTCAGGGTGGACTAATTAACTTTGAAAAACGAAGACGAGTGAGTATAACTGTGTATacatgcacgcacgcgcacacagctGCTACCAACTGATTGGTGTAGTCTGTTAGTGACCGGAATATCTCTCTCTAAAAGCTGTTTCtcttcttcctgtctctctctgcctgtttctCTCTCAGGAGTTTGAGGTTCTGTCTCAGATCCGCCAGTTGCAGGTGTCGTGCTCTCTCTACTCTCTCCCAGCTCACCCCTGTGTCTCCTCCTGCCTCAACAGGTGTTCACCCCTGTCTGACCAAcagaggtcagtgtgtgtgtgtgtgagaaaaaattagaataccctgaaaaagttcctttttttcataacttaattcaaaaaggtaaactttcatatattctatattcattacatgtgaagtgaaatatttaaagccttttttgttttaattttgatgattatggcttatagctcatgaaaatcagaaattcagtatctcaaattattagaatattccctaagatcaatcaaaaaaaggatttacaatacagaaatgtccaacttctgaaaagtatattcatttatacactcaatacttggttggggctcctttaccatgaattactgtatcaatgcggtgtggcatggaggtgatccgtctgtggcactgctgaggtgttactgaagcccaggttgctttgatagtgaccttcagcgtatctgtatttttgggtcgggtgtttctcatcttcctcttgacaataccccatagattctctatagggttcaggtcaggcaagttggctggccaatcaaacacagtaatatcatggtcagcaaaccatttggtagtagttttggcactgtgggtaggtgctaagtcctgctggaaaaggaaatcagcatctccaaaaatatctgtgaagatactcagtcgtccaggtacatagtaatctgtggttggtagaagagagcaactggacttgcttgaaaagtcttgaagacgtttcgcctctcatccgaaaggcttcctcagttctgtctgtctaatagggagtatcaagtatttatcctctcatggatcatcatagaatccgaatcagaatgctgatggctgcattgtaggtggccgatgacacccacctctgttcagtgatggtcgttccaggttgacaaaaatgaacgatcctctctggctaagacttgatactccctattagacagacagacaactgaggatgcctttcggatgagaggcgaaacgtcttcaagacttttcaagcaagtccagttgctctcttctaccaaccacagattatatctccaaaaagctcgtcagcagatggaagcatgaagtgctctaaaatctcctggtagatggctgtgttgactttggacttggtaaaatacagtggaccaacaccagcagatgacatggcaccccaaatcatcacagactgtggaaacttcacactgggcttcaaacaccttggattctgtgcctctccactcttcctccagactctagaaccgtgatttccaaattaaatgcaaaatgtactttcatctgaaaagaggactttggaccactgagcagcagtccatttctttctctccttagcccagataagacacttctgacattgtctctggctcaggagcagcttgatattaggaatgcgaaagttgtatcccctttcttgaagatgtctgttcgtgatgggtcttgatgcattgacaccagcctcagtccactccttgtgaagctctcccaagttcttgaatcaacttttcttgacaatcctcaagactgcagccatccctgttgcttgcacaccttttccagccacccttttcagcaacgaccttttgtggcttaccctccttgtggagggcatcagtgatcatcttctggacaacagtcaagtcagcagtcttccccatgattgtggttgtgtgtattgaactagaccgagagatacactgtgttcatactgttttactcaaactcgaaatgaaatattctaatattttgagatgggtttttgtttttgtactgtatgccatactgattaaaatagaaaaatgcttgaaacattttagtttgtgtaatgagtctataataacattttcactttcttaaataactgatggaaaatattgaattttttcacaatattctaattttttgaggtgtgtgtgtgtgtgtgtgtagttatgaTCTGTCCAGACAGTTGGAGCCTCCGGTGGATTCGTGTCCTGGTTCACCGAGCTGGAGCCATCGACTTGTCAACAAGAAACTTGGCTTGTATGTCTCACTCATGCACCTTATCTACTCGTCTATCCATGCCTATACTCAGCACAGTGATGGTACTGACatgcagtcgtgtgtgtgtgtgtatatacaggttGTTGAGCAGCAGTGACTACTCGAGGAAGAAAACACACCTGGATCAGATGAGTGTTTCCTCATCAGGCTCCAGTGGCTCTGAGATGGACGATTTCTCCTTTCCACTCCGCCCCAAATCCCAGGTAACCATGATCACACGATCAACTTCTGATCTCTTGATTGGTCAGAtacaagacagacagacatgtgTCTCCATGTTAGTGCTGTACAGTACACACATCATGCGATGCGTGATGTATATCGTCATGACGGTATAACTTTGGGAAATAAATGAGAATTACAGTATCAAATTATAGAATTTAACATGAGCTGTAAAATACTGTACACAGCCTTAGATTTATTTCTGACATTTAATTTCTCTTTTTTAAAATCAATAACATTTTCTACTGTTAAATAATAAACAGTAAATAATGAAACACTGCTACAGAACAGTGTTACACAGCCGCAAGCCTTCTGTTTAAGACTGAAAATCTCTGAATACTGATTTAAAGAATAAATATGAATAATTTATGTTTGTGTAAATTATTGTAAATGTTGAGCAGAATATTTGCAGGCACCTTACAATTCATTTAAATGACATTAATGTCCGCTATGGTAGTCATGGTAAACTCAGTCAGTCGTGACTCGGCTCTAAAATCTGTTCCTGACGGCACTAAAGACATTTACACCTGTGAAAGTTATACAGCTCCACGTTACCTGTTTATATATTCATTCATGAGTAATGCTGTTTATTAATGACCTCTTTGCTGTTTGTTGTGCCATTGTAAGTTTTTGTACTGGTGATAAATCTTGTCTCTGCGAGTGCTCCTGGCACCAACAAGGGGTGTGTCCACAATCAGTATAGGTGGGGTGAGAAGCAACCACCCAGATTTACTGCGCCTGCTCTGGGTCCAATTTTTACACAAAATTGATCAAAGTGTGGCTTTAAATTCAGAACCACACAGTGGGAGTCTGTGGCACCATGTGGTCCAATAGGTGTACAGTCTAACCTTTAATAATCAtaaacatggtgtgtgtgtgtgtgtgtgtgtgtgcgcacgctgcAGTCTGGATCATGCCTGAACATCTCAGCGGACTCTGCTGGGTCGTGTCCTGATTCACACTGCACCTCTCCTGCGTCGTCCTCCTCTCAGTGTGACCTCTCCAGTCTGAGCTCTGATGCTGCGTCTCCATCCTTCCCCTCCCCCACCCAGGCTGTGTATAATAAACAGAGTGACAGCTGCATCATCAGAGTCAGTATGGAGCTCCACAGTGGAAACATCTACAAGAGCATCCTGGTACACCATCACTAGTGATGATTAAACTCCTTGTGGAACACAGCAGGTCAGGGTTTCAGTTGTGTAATgacgtgtttttgtgtgtgtgtgtgtgtgtgtgtagataagcAGTCAGGAGAAGACGAGTCAGGTGATACAGAGAGCTCTGGAGAAAcacaacgtggagaatatgagctGCAACGACTTCACACTCACACAGATCCTGCACTGTGataaaggtacacacacacacacacacacacacacacacacacacacacagagagagtatAATAACCCTGTGTGTGTTCCCCCTTCAGAACTGCTGATTCCAGATAAAGCGAATGTGTTCTACGCGATGTGTCCCTCAGACAGTTACGACTTTGTCCTGCGTCATCGCTGGAGGAGTCACAGCTTGAACTCTAGTCCCGCTGTCCTCCGCAGAGCTCACAAATAACCATGTGACCTGGAGGActgggtgtgtgagtgagcgcgagagagacttgtTAAGCTTCATGTGTTAAGATTATAAATTCACCAAGTTTTATTGGTCATGATGTTGagtgacaggtgtgtgtgtgctgctgcTGATTTTATTCTacttctcgtgtgtgtgtgtgtgtgtgtgtgtgtgtgtgtgtttcaaagcTAAAGACTTTATGAATACAGTATGTCTTGTGCTGTATACCTGATGATCAGCAGGTGTGTTAACGTGTACAGTACAGGTATTTATTTGATGCAGGTGTGAATTTTGTGTTATAATAATTATATTAATTATTTGGATCTTAATTTTAGTGTGTTAACTAcgtggattttatttattttgatgtCCGTTACAGCGCCCTGATCTGCTTTTATTATCGCTGTTCAGTTTGTCAGGTTTTACGGGAATCTGAACTTTTTTCCTTTAATGTAAAAATCATCTGAAGCTGCAGTAACTCGTGtggaaaaattaatttaaaataaattttttctttttttgtggggCAGGCAGCAGTGTTGTGTAAATTTAGAAAGTTTCTCATTAATTGTTTAAAGAACACAAAACGCAGCACTGCTGTTCCACACAGAACCGATTGATTAAACACTAATATTTCATTATTCACTGAAAAATCAGAGATAAAATAAATACCAAACTGCAGTCATCGGTGTTAAATTATTTCCTCAATATTTGTTtttttctgagtgtgtgtgtagatctgatTCAGTGCATGTCTAAAACGGTGTATAGTACAGATATTTTATGTATATATGATTTATGTACAGGAATAATTATAATACAGAGCTAatctaaagggggggggggttactgTTCTCAAACTGTTTGTCTTGGTACAGTTTTAATTGAAATAATTCTCATCAATAAATGTTTTCCAGTTAATTACAAagcttgtgtgtgtaaatgttaTTAGTAAACATCTTTCGAAACAAATGTCACCAATGGGGTTTACAGTTTCAGTCACTGcatatataattaattattaaataaataatgcaaaTTAAAATCACTTAGtttattttaaatgtttttgaTCCACACACTGAGCTGTTTCTCTTTACAGAACGTGTAAATAACGTGTCAAGAGTCCtggagctgggcggcacggtggtgtagcggttatcactgtcacctcacagcaagaaggtcctgggttcgagcccagcagccagcgagggcccttctgtgaggagtttgcatgttctccaattatcctggatgtctttggactgtgggggaaaccggagcacccggaggagttAGGatacttggtggctctaaattgaccgtgtgtgAATGGTCATGTGTCGCCCtgtaatgatctggcaacttgtccagggtgaaccccgactctcgccatagtcagctgggataggatccagcccgcctgcaactctgtagaacaggataagcagctacagacagGGGTggagcaccaaattctgggccctatgcacaagcaatggccagccccccccccaaaaaaaagctcagcagttaacaatgctgaaagtatcCAACAACAAGGGCGCAGTACCAGTCCAGTCCGTTATGTAGCCACACATTAAtctaacaactcttaaatgaataaaaaaccctAATCACACAGTACTTCACTGAATCtttatttgcagaatgattaaaagttGTAACAGTAAATGCCACCATATTCATTTGCATCATAAACTATGTGGCATTGTATTTTTCTTGTGGCTGTGACAAAAAAATGTAAACTTTTAGTCTCTGATTCTCATTAGGCTATAGCCAAACATAGGCTTCAGTAAAACACAGAGCATGACTTTAGTGTTGCTTAACACATTACAGTACAAATAGCTAAAATTATGTGCTTTCATTTTAAACTAAAGGCTCACCTTGTCTCAAATCCCCAGTAT
It includes:
- the rgl3a gene encoding ral guanine nucleotide dissociation stimulator-like 1 isoform X3, whose product is MAANSEGARGMGFKSIRVESRNNPVQEWGEEVEDGVVYSVTLHREPVCPSPSDLVGVAGVQYRTLKVRRVKAAMLEHLISELVKPECEEPDYARIFLSTYRAFTCTNTLIEMLFQSSLPALVKLWLEEFSEDLKDSPLHSSLRLLSLHLRHRLCFRRLAQHAGTLLHAFQEEDRFTANRSNITDVSGEETGSVLSCSARDIAEELTRLDAALFVRVVPFHCLGCVWSQRDKKENRSLAPSVRATITQFNSVTSLVITSLLCPPATPNSASSSLQSPRSPRLHPGWHHTSPAHRARIIEKWVSVAQECHQLRNFSSLRAILSALQSNAVYRLKKTWAAVSKASLGNFDQLCESFPDENCVLASREILEDSNEHTEENPSTTLRSVKLIPTSKHTNYSGGEVPYLGTYLTVLTMLDTALPDTLEGGLINFEKRRREFEVLSQIRQLQVSCSLYSLPAHPCVSSCLNRCSPLSDQQSYDLSRQLEPPVDSCPGSPSWSHRLVNKKLGLLLSSSDYSRKKTHLDQMSVSSSGSSGSEMDDFSFPLRPKSQSGSCLNISADSAGSCPDSHCTSPASSSSQCDLSSLSSDAASPSFPSPTQAVYNKQSDSCIIRVSMELHSGNIYKSILISSQEKTSQVIQRALEKHNVENMSCNDFTLTQILHCDKELLIPDKANVFYAMCPSDSYDFVLRHRWRSHSLNSSPAVLRRAHK
- the rgl3a gene encoding ral guanine nucleotide dissociation stimulator-like 1 isoform X1, with the translated sequence MAANSEGARGMGFKSIRVESRNNPVQEWGEEVEDGVVYSVTLHREPVCPSPSDLVGVAGVQYRTLKVRRVKAAMLEHLISELVKPECEEPDYARIFLSTYRAFTCTNTLIEMLFQREDKIINLDNSVCVRSSLPALVKLWLEEFSEDLKDSPLHSSLRLLSLHLRHRLCFRRLAQHAGTLLHAFQEEDRFTANRSNITDVSGEETGSVLSCSARDIAEELTRLDAALFVRVVPFHCLGCVWSQRDKKENRSLAPSVRATITQFNSVTSLVITSLLCPPATPNSASSSLQSPRSPRLHPGWHHTSPAHRARIIEKWVSVAQECHQLRNFSSLRAILSALQSNAVYRLKKTWAAVSKASLGNFDQLCESFPDENCVLASREILEDSNEHTEENPSTTLRSVKLIPTSKHTNYSGGEVPYLGTYLTVLTMLDTALPDTLEGGLINFEKRRREFEVLSQIRQLQVSCSLYSLPAHPCVSSCLNRCSPLSDQQSYDLSRQLEPPVDSCPGSPSWSHRLVNKKLGLLLSSSDYSRKKTHLDQMSVSSSGSSGSEMDDFSFPLRPKSQSGSCLNISADSAGSCPDSHCTSPASSSSQCDLSSLSSDAASPSFPSPTQAVYNKQSDSCIIRVSMELHSGNIYKSILISSQEKTSQVIQRALEKHNVENMSCNDFTLTQILHCDKELLIPDKANVFYAMCPSDSYDFVLRHRWRSHSLNSSPAVLRRAHK
- the rgl3a gene encoding ral guanine nucleotide dissociation stimulator-like 1 isoform X2 — its product is MGKWQLTLNPVQEWGEEVEDGVVYSVTLHREPVCPSPSDLVGVAGVQYRTLKVRRVKAAMLEHLISELVKPECEEPDYARIFLSTYRAFTCTNTLIEMLFQREDKIINLDNSVCVRSSLPALVKLWLEEFSEDLKDSPLHSSLRLLSLHLRHRLCFRRLAQHAGTLLHAFQEEDRFTANRSNITDVSGEETGSVLSCSARDIAEELTRLDAALFVRVVPFHCLGCVWSQRDKKENRSLAPSVRATITQFNSVTSLVITSLLCPPATPNSASSSLQSPRSPRLHPGWHHTSPAHRARIIEKWVSVAQECHQLRNFSSLRAILSALQSNAVYRLKKTWAAVSKASLGNFDQLCESFPDENCVLASREILEDSNEHTEENPSTTLRSVKLIPTSKHTNYSGGEVPYLGTYLTVLTMLDTALPDTLEGGLINFEKRRREFEVLSQIRQLQVSCSLYSLPAHPCVSSCLNRCSPLSDQQSYDLSRQLEPPVDSCPGSPSWSHRLVNKKLGLLLSSSDYSRKKTHLDQMSVSSSGSSGSEMDDFSFPLRPKSQSGSCLNISADSAGSCPDSHCTSPASSSSQCDLSSLSSDAASPSFPSPTQAVYNKQSDSCIIRVSMELHSGNIYKSILISSQEKTSQVIQRALEKHNVENMSCNDFTLTQILHCDKELLIPDKANVFYAMCPSDSYDFVLRHRWRSHSLNSSPAVLRRAHK